The genomic stretch GTCATTGCAGATGCCGGTGGCAAGTTCCGGTGCTAGAACTGCGGCAGGAGCTACACTCACAAGCGCTCCCTGTTGATCCACTCTCGTTACGAGTGCAGAAAGGGTCCTCAGTTTCCTTGCCAGTAGAGTTGCTGAGGTCCTGATGTCATTGCAGATGCCGGTGGCAAGTTCCGGTGCGAGAACTGCGGCAGGTGCTACACTCACAAGAGCTCTCTGTCATTCCACTCTCGTTACGAGTGTGGGAAGGATCCTCAGTTTCCTTGCCAGTAAAGAGTTGCTGATGTCCTGATGTCATTGCAGATGCCGGTGGCAAGTTCCGGTGCGAGCACTGCGGCAGGAGCTACACTCACAAGCGCTCCCTGTCGCTCCACTCTCGTTACGGTGCAGGAAGGGTCCTCAGTTTCCTTGCCAGTAAAGAGTTGCTGATGTCCTGATGTCATTGCAGATGCAGGTGGCAAGTTCCGGTGCGAGAACTGCGGCAGGTGCTACACTCACAAGCGCTCCCTGTCGCTCCACTCTCGTTACGAGTGCAGGAAGGGTCCTCAGTTTCCTTGCCAGTAGTGTTGCTGATGTCCTGATGTCATTGCAGATGCCGGTGGCAAGTTCCGGTGCGAGAACTGCGGCAGGTGCTACACTCACAAGCGCTCTTTGTCGCTCCACTCTCGTTACAAGTGCAGGAAGGATCCTCAGTTTCCTTGCCAGTAAAGAGTTGCTGATGTCCTGATGTCATTGCAGATGCCGGTGGCAAGTTCCGGTGCTAGAACTGCGGCAGGAGCTACACTCACAAGCGCTCCCTGTTGATCCACTCTCGTTACGAGTGCAGAAAGGGTCCTCAGTTTCCTTGCCAGTAGAGTTGCTGAGGTCCTGATGTCATTGCAGATGCCGGTGGCAAGTTCCGGTGCGAGAACTGCGGCAGGTGCTACACTCACAAGAGCTCTCTGTCACTCCACTCTCGTTACGAGTGTGGGAAGGATCCTCAGTTTCCTTGCCAGTAAAGCAGTTGCTGATGTCCTGATGTCATTGCAGATGCCGGTGGCAAGTTCCGGTGCGAGAACTGCGGCAGGAGCTACACTCACAAGCGCTCCCTGTCGCTCCACTCTCGTTACGGTGCAGGAAGGGTCCTCAGTTTCCTTGCCAGTAAAGAGTTGCTGATGTCCTGATGTCATTGCAGATGCCGGTGGTAAGTTCCGGTAAGAGAACTGCGGTAGGTGCTACACTCACAAGCGCTCTTTGTCGCTCCACTCTCGTTACGAGTGCAGGAAGGATCCTCAGTTTCCTTGCCAGTAAAGAGTTGCTGATGTCCTGATGTCATTGCAGATGCAGGTGGCAAGTTCCGGTGCGAGAACTGCGGCAGGTGCTACACTCACAAGCGCTCTCTGTCGCTCCACTCTCGTTACGAAAGTGGGAAGGATCCTCAGTTTCCTTGCCAGTAAAGAGTTGCTGATGTCCTGATGTCATTGCAGATGTCGGTGGCAAGTTCCGGTGCGAGAACTGCGGCAGGTGCTACACGCACAAGCGCTCTCTGTCGCTCCACTCTCGTTGCGAGTGTAGGTAGGATCCTCAGTTTCCTTGCCATTAAAGAGTTGCTGATGTCCTGATGTCATTGCAGATGCCGGTGGCAAGTTCCGGTGCGAGAACTGCGGCAGGTGCTACACTCACAAGCGCTCCCTGTCGCTCCACTCTCGTTACGAGTGCGGGAAGGATCCTCAGTTTCCTTGTCCTCGATGTCCGTACAAGGCTAAACGCAAGAGCACTCTACAGTCCCATTACGTGTTCAAGCACCAGGACGCCGTCACATCCTTGGACGGGAAGATCGGTCTACCGGACTGTATCCACTGACGTTCGTGAAATTGTGTATTTTGGTATGGTAGAAGAACTCAGTACCTGAACTGTGTGTTGTTTTGGAAACTGCGGATGAATTTTTAGGGTATAATGagttttcattttacaaatatattttatttattgtgactGATATCATcatgtttttgttactttttatttttaacaataattattatcacaacttacacattatattatactgacgtcatataattttaaatttcagttatggcaaatatatttacaatctaTTGATTTAATAGTCTGATATTACCACTGTTCGCTACTTTTCCCCCGGCCTTTCTGTCCTACTCCCTATATTTTGTGAACAAATTCACTTATTATATGTTTGAATTTACTTTTAgaaatagttaatacaaatttgcCGCTATACGAGTATTAcggtaaacatattataattgtttaaatgttatggCTTTGAGGCTTGACACTTTATTTGGAGTGATAACCctgttaatttttgttcttaaaattcGATTAATCAGGATTCGTCTGATCATCTTATAATTGGACCTTATTCCCGTATGTGTACTGTTTAGAGTTGCtacatttgtttacaaatcaATGAAAAAGTCTTCGACATTGGAGGTTTGACTGAGGTGATCCGTATCATGTTGACATCGGTATATCTGAAGTGTATCATGTTGACATCGGTATATCTGAAGTGTACCATGTTGACATCGGTATATCTGAAGTGTATCATGTTGACATCGGTATATCTGAAGTGTATCATGTTGACATCGGTATATCTGAAGTGTATCATGTTGACATCGGTATATCTGAAGTGTATCATGTTGACATCGGTATATCTGAAGTGTATCATGTTGACATCGGTATATCTGAAGTGTATCATGTTGACATCGGTATATCTGAAGTGTATCATGTTGACATCGGTATATCTGAAGTGTATCATGTTGACATCGGTATATCTGAAGTGTATCATGTTGACATCGGTATATCTGAAGTGTATCATGTTGACATCGGTATATCTGAAGTGTATCATGTTGACATCGGTATATCTGAAGTGTATCATGTTGACATCGGTATATCTGAAGTGTATCATGTTGACATCGGTATATCTGAAGTGTATCATGTTGACATCGGTATATCTGAAGTGTATCATGTTGACATCGGTATATCTGAAGTGTATCATGTTGACATCGGTATATCTGAAGTGTATCATGTTGACATCGGTATATCTGAAGTGTATCATGTTGACATCGGTATATCTGAAGTGTATCATGTTGACATCGGTATATCTGAAGTGTATCATGTTGACATCGGTATATCTGAAGTGTATCATGTTGACATCGGTATATCTGAAGTGTATCATGTTGACATCGGTATATCTGAAGTGTATCATGTTGACATCGGTATATCTGAAGTGTACCATGTTGACATCGGTATATCTGAAGTGTATCATGTTGACATCGGTATATCTGAAGTGTACCATGTTGACATCGGTATATCTGAAGTGTACCATGTTGACATCGGTATATCTGAAGTGTATCATGTTGACATCGGTATATCTGAAGTGTACCATGTTGACATCGGTATATCTGAAGTGTACCATGTTGACATCGGTATATCTGAAGTGTATCATGTTGACATCGGTATATCTGAAGTGTACCATGTTGACATCGGTATATCTGAAGTGTATCATGTTGACATCGGTATATCTGAAGTGTACCATGTTGACATCGGTATATCTGAAGTGTATCATGTTGACATCGGTATATCTGAAGTGTATCATGTTGACATCGGTATATCTGAAGTGTATCATGTTGACATCGGTATATCTGAAGTGTACCATGTTGACATCGGTATATCTGAAGTGTACCATGTTGACATCGGTATATCTGAAGTGTACCATGTTGACATCGGTATATCTGAAGTGTATCATGTTGACATCGGTATATCTGAAGTGTATCATGTTGACATCGGTATATCTGAAGTGTACCATGTTGACATCGGTATATCTGAAGTGTACCATGTTGACATCGGTATATCTGAAGTGTACCATGTTGACATCGGTATATCTGAAGTGTAGCATGTTGACATCGGTATATCTGAAGTGTATCATGTTGACATCGGTATATCTGAAGTGTATCATGTTGACATCGGTATATCTGAAGTGTATCATGTTCATATCGGTATATCTGAAGTGTATCATGTTGACATCGGTATATCTGAAGTCTAGTTTGAGTTTGACACAATGACTTGCTGTTGCAGCGTACCAGTGGATGGACGCGGGCCGTGACAGAGATAGTGCACTGTTCCACTGCAGTGCTTGTGGCCGCAAGTACAAACACAAGGCGTCACTAGGCAAGCACCAGAAGTACGAGTGCGGGAAGGAAGCACAGTTTCAGTGTCCCGTGTGTCCGTACAAGTCGTTCCAGAAAGGCCACATGGTCCGCCACGCCATGATACGGCACGGGAACATCGTTGTCGATTGATCTGACCATCGTTCCGAGCGCTTCCGAGTGTACTTTTGTTacagaaaatgtatagaaatgggttattttatataataaaatcatcgATGGTACATGTTGTGTTTTATTAGAACTCTTATTGCTCCGCAGCTTATTCACGCGAGAGAGTGGTACATTTATAtcaaagaaatttgaaaacaaatccGTCATATGGTCTAGAGTATTGTTTTGATTGAAGAATTTATATAAACCACTTAATTCTTGACTGGATGGCTGTAGTGTAAATGTTATTTACGTataattaaattaggttttcgtTGTTCTTTGCACGAAAAACACTGACTATTTTGTTTGATCTCGGTTGTGTTGCTTCAACTATGAAGTAAAGCTTGGTGAAGTCTACATAGTTCGGTACATTCACTGATAGTAATTAGGTAGTAATGCCGTTCAGGATAACTTATTAGATCATCCTACTCCTGGTCTtagtatacaaaatacaattaagttttccttgtaaacttttacttttaaactatgaacacactaaaacaatataaaacttatttcatgAATTATGACTTCTCCAGAATGCAGTCCACCTACGCGGAAGGCGATTTTAATTTTCAAGGTAATTCAAAATGTGGGGATTGGCCCTAAAGGTTGCTGAATGGCATCAAtccaacattttcaaataattagtaGACACTTTCTTTGATGCATCAAAAGAGAGCACAATTATAATTATAGGTCTACTATGTGTTAGTTTTCCAACTGTCAAAGAACACAAGTTCAAttgatcattttaaaaatatttaaaatttttcctaattatttgaaaaaggATAAAAAGTTGATCTAATGCTAAGTTTTTAGTACTTCgggattaaaatacaaaataccctattaacaagttttaaactaagaaatttagttaacattttgtactactttttattaattaatatattgaaataaaaaatatttaaactttctttgGTTTTCAACTTTCACagcaaattttcataaaatttgtctTCTTAAAACTATCATAGAAGACAAGAGCTGAACATTTTGAGTTATGGAGAAAGAATGGAAGGAAGTTAAGATGAACTCCCAAAATTTAAACTGCACTAACAGTTACACCTCATATGACTTAGTCACCTCTCGTAATCTGTCACTGTTGCAGCGAGTATATATCTTGTCGGTATGCGTATATAAAACTTTGTTGGTACACTCAGAATATGTTATAGAAGATGGGTCGGAACTGTCGTGTTGTTCCCTAAAGAAACACACAATTGACAGAGTGTTGTGTTGTGTCACAGGGCTGGACTGGACTGATACACCGCCGGTGACCGAGCACCGCTGTCACAGCTGTCAGAGGAGTTACAAGCACAAGCGATCTCTCATGTACCACGTCAAGTACTCTTGTAAGCGACCCAAGTCTTCAAAGTCCGCCATCTTGTAGTAACGTGTCGCTCGTTGTCAGTGGTCGAGCTTGCTTTGcttgtaaataaacatttctctCTTGAACTCCCATTGTGTTATTAATCACCTCAACAGTCTCTGGTGTTACAATGAAGATTAACCGACATGATCATATTCATGTTTGTGCAAATGGTATAACGTATGGTTGTAGGTTGATTTTCaataggtaaaaaaaaataaagcggTCGCCTTGCCAGTAATTTCCATAGTAGAAGACTTACAGCTAGTGTCTGTGATCAAGTCTGTAGTTCTCAGCCTAACGTTACGATTTAGCTCGACAAAATTCGaatcgcgcgcgcgcgcgcgcgcgcgcacacacacacacacacacacacacacacacacacacacacacacacacacacacacacacacacacacacacacacacacacacacacacacacacacacacacacacacacacacacacacacacacacacacacacacacacacacacacacacacacacacacacacacacacacaaaatttccgGCTTAAAAAAATGTGTGGTAATTCTACTTTCATTTTGTGAACATGTTTTAGgaagaaatgttataatatatacaattcgTATACTAATCAAAAACAGTtaatgttgtaaacattttagtcaGTATTTCAGTGTATTACGCGTAATACAGGTACAGCGTCTGTAATGATGTTACTTTTGTGTTTGTCCttgaagaataaaattatagTGCAGTATCCGCCCCACACATGTACtgataaacatacaaatttatattgaaatattaaaatagtataatattttaatggcaACTTCGGTCAGTATGtgccaatattttatatttaaaaattataattatatattttaatcgtcATTTTGTCTAACGTAAATATATAAacctgtataaatataatacaggGTGGGCTGCCATCAGAGTGGTATTATCTAAGTGCTTTCTATGAAAGCGGATCCTCATTATACGATATTCCATGAGCATTTCCAGTTCGTCATCACGAAGCACTGTCGGATACGTATTAGTGTGGATGACGTCACTGACTATGGTCCGTTTGTTTTAGAAACGCCCTCAGAAGTGATGGAGCGCACAAGTATCTATGACAGTCTGATCGCATTCGAAGAGTCCGGGTTCAGGTGTACTACTTGTAATAAAGTCTACAAGCACAAGACGTCCATCTACAAGCACATCAAGTACGAGTGCAACAAAGAACCGATGTTCCAGTGCCACTTGTGCGAGTACAGGGCGAAACGAATGAGCACTCTACGATCTCATGTCTATTTAAAACACAAGGTGGTTCCCCTCCCAGGCAAGGCGAGGTAGTCGTAGTCGTGCGAGGCCCGGGGCACTCGTACGAATTagctttgtaaacaatatttttttaatttcaaaatatatttttatttatctgaaaCTAGTTGTTCCTTATGCAGAAAACTAACGCTTCAGTGTGACTATTTTAACTTTCAAAGTGTTCAAATCAAATTTGGATTTAAAACGAGGAAATACCACGTTTATCTCTTTAAATCCATTGCATAGTATTGCACAAATCTTTCtttcaatgcaatttttaaatgcaaatgaaATCAATTCCtatcttaatattaaaactgtttgaatACGAATAATTGtatcaacactttattatactgttaacatttgctgttacttaaaaccagattgtaatgttgtgacactataagtgttttacaggtttgtgtgatacagtatacactataacactgaagacgaatacttttatcaacactttattatactgttaacatttgctgttacttaaaaccagattgtaatgttgtgacactataagtgttttacaggtttgtgtgatacagtatacactataacactgaagacgaatacttttatcaacactttattatactgttaacatttgctgttacttaaaaccagattgtaatgttgtgacactataagtgttttacaggtttgtgtgatacagtatacactataacactgaagacgaatacttttatcaacactttattatactgttaacatttgctgttacttaaaaccagattgtaatgttgtgacactataagtgttttacaggtttgtgtgatacagtatacactataacactgaagacgaatacttttatcaacactttattatactgttaacatttgctgttacttaaaaccagattgtaatgttgtgacactataagtgttttacaggtttgtgtgatacagtatacactataacactgaagacgaatacttttatcaacactttattatactgttaacatttgctgttacttaaaaccagattgtaatgttgtgacactataagtgttttacaggtttgtgtgatacagtatacactataacactgaaggcgaatacttttatcaacactttattatactgttaacatttgctgttacttaaaaccagattgtaatgttgtgacactataagtgttttacaggtttgtgtgatacagtatacactataacactgaagacgaatacttttatcaacactttattatactgttaacatttgctgttacttaaaaccagattgtaatgttgtgacactataagtgttttacaggtttgtgatacagtatacactataacactgaagacgaatacttttatcaacactttattatactgttaacatttgctgttacttaaaaccagattgtaatgttgtgacactataagtgttttacaggtttgtgatacagtatacactataacactgaagacgaatacttttatcaacactttattatactgttaacatttgctgttacttaaaaccagattgtaatgttgtgacactataagtgttttacaggtttgtgtgatacagtatacactataacactgaagacgaatacttttatcaacactttattatactgttaacatttgctgttacttaaaaccagattgtaatgttgtgacactataagtgttttacaggtttgtgtgatacagtatacactataacactgaagacgaatacttttatcaacactttattatactgttaacatttgctgttacttaaaaccagattgtaatgttgtgacactataagtgttttacaggtttgtgtgatacagtatacactataacactgaagacgaatacttttatcaacactttattatactgttaacatttgctgttacttaaaaccagattgtaatgttgtgacactataagtgttttacaggtttgtgtgatacagtatacactataacactgaagacgaatacttttatcaacactttattatactgttaaacaTTTGCTGTTACcttaaaaccagattgtaatgttgtgacactataagtgttttacaggtttgtgatacagtatacactataacagtgaagacgaatacttttatcaacactttattatactgttaacatttgctgttacttaaaaccagattgtaatgttgtgacactataagtgttttacaggtttgtgatacagtatacactataacactgaagacgaatacttttatcaacactttattatactgttaaaatttgctgttacttaaaaccagattgtaatgttgtgacactataagtgttttacaggtttgtgtgatacagtatacactataacactgaagacgaatacttttatcaacactttattatactgttaacatttgctgttacttaaaaccagattgtaatgttgtgacactataagtgttttacaggtttgtgtgatacagtatacactataaacactgaagacgaatacttttatcaacactttattattactgttaacatttgctgttacttaaaaccagattataatgttgtgacactataagtgtttttacaggtttgtgtgatacagtatacactataacactgaagacgaatacttttatcaacactttattatactgttaacatttgctgttacttaaaaccagattgtaatgttgtgacactataagtgttttacaggtttgtgatacagtatacactataacactgaagacgaatacttttatcaacactttgtttatactgttaacatttgctgttacttaaaaccagattgtaatgttgtgacactataagtgttttacaggtttgtgtgatacagtatacactataacACTGAAGACGAATACTTTTTATCAACACTTTGTTTATACTGTTAACATTTGTtgttacttaaaaccagattgtaatgttgtgacactataagtgtgttttacaggtttgtgatacagtatacactataacactgaagacgaatacttttatcaacactttattatactgttaacttttgctgttacttaaaaccagattgtaatgttgttgacactataagtgttttacaggtttgtgtgattacagtatacactataacactgaagacgaatacttttatcaacactttattatactgttaacatttgctgttacttaaaaccagattgtaatgttgtgacactataagtgttttacaggtttgtgtgatacagtatacactataacactgaagacgaatacttttatcaacactttattatactgttaaacatttgctgttacttaaaaaccagattgtaatgttgtgacactataagtgttttacaggttttgtgatacagtatacactataaACAGTGAAAGACGAAttacttttatcaacactttattatactgttaacatttgctgttacttaaaaccagattgtaatgttgtgacactaagtgttttacaggtttgtgatacagtatacactataacACTGAAGACGAATACTTTTAATCAACACTGTTAACATTTgctgttacttaaaaccagattATAAATGTTGTgctatttgtgttttttacaggtttgtgatacagtatacactataacactgaaagacgaatacttttatcaacactttGTTATACTGTTAACATTTCTGTTATTAAAACCGacactataagtgttttacaggtttgtgatacagtatacactataaactactgaagacgaatacttttatcaacactttGTTATACTGTTACATTTGTTGTTACTTACCAGATAAGTGTTTTACAGGTTTGTgatacagtatacactataacactgaagacgaatacttttatcaaaCACACTGTTAAAgttacttaaaaccagattgtaatgttgtggcactataagtgttttacaggtttgtgatacagtatacactataacactgaagacgaatacttttatcaacacttaTTATAACTGTTAACTTTTgctgttacttaaaaccagattgtaattttgtgacactataagtgttttacaggtttgtgatccagtatacactataacactgaagacgaatacttttatcaacactttattatactgttaacatttgctgttacttaaaaccagattgtaatgttgtgacactataagtgttttacaggttTGGTGATACACTATAACATGAagacgaatacttttatcaacactttattatactgttaacttttgctgttacttaaaaccagattgtaattttgtgacactataagtgttttacaggttTGTGATACAGTATGTGAatacttttatactttattatactgttaacatttgctgttacttaaaaccagattgtaatgttgtgacactataagtgttttacaggttTGTGTGTACAGTATACACTATAACACGAAcacgaatacttttatcaacactttattatactgttaacatttgctgttacttaaaaccagattgtaatgttgtgacactataagtgttttac from Homalodisca vitripennis isolate AUS2020 chromosome 2, UT_GWSS_2.1, whole genome shotgun sequence encodes the following:
- the LOC124356095 gene encoding longitudinals lacking protein, isoforms A/B/D/L-like, which translates into the protein MDAGRDRDSALFHCSACGRKYKHKASLGKHQKYECGKEAQFQCPVCPYKSFQKGHMVRHAMIRHGNIVVD